The following proteins are co-located in the Verrucomicrobiia bacterium genome:
- the waaF gene encoding lipopolysaccharide heptosyltransferase II, translated as MSVEPKRILVRGVNWLGDAVMTTPAMFRLRERFPQAHITLLTPDKLAGLWENQSWLNEVITFSGEDSLWSVGKKLRAGNFDMGLILPNSTRSALELWLGRVGNRTGYGGRARSIFLNRVVERIPGMVPMRKRSVEEIKGLIAGKPDTAPKPTFKDHQMHHYLHLVGALGAKTELLAPKIEVSAAERVAVLQKFGISTNGKLLLGLNVGAEYGPAKRWPVENFIHVARQVSESRQVVWLVFGGKGDKILAGKLEAGICSETGENGPQVVNLAGRTNLRELTVLLGACRAVLTNDTGPMHVAAASGTHVFAIFGSTSPELTMPGLPTGNEVTILKGNVPCAPCFLRECPIDSRCLISITVDDVCLALNRVL; from the coding sequence ATGAGCGTGGAGCCGAAACGGATATTGGTGCGTGGAGTGAACTGGCTGGGTGACGCGGTAATGACGACGCCGGCGATGTTCCGTTTGCGCGAGAGATTTCCGCAGGCGCACATCACATTGCTGACGCCGGACAAGCTCGCAGGATTGTGGGAGAATCAATCGTGGTTGAACGAAGTCATCACATTTAGCGGGGAAGATTCACTTTGGAGCGTTGGAAAGAAATTGCGGGCGGGGAATTTTGATATGGGATTGATTCTGCCGAATTCCACACGCTCGGCTTTGGAGTTGTGGTTGGGCAGGGTGGGGAATCGGACGGGATACGGTGGTCGGGCACGATCCATTTTTCTGAACCGGGTGGTGGAGCGAATCCCTGGCATGGTGCCAATGCGGAAGCGGAGCGTAGAGGAGATCAAAGGATTGATTGCCGGAAAACCGGATACAGCACCGAAACCTACTTTTAAGGATCATCAGATGCATCACTATCTGCATCTGGTGGGAGCGCTGGGGGCAAAGACGGAATTGTTGGCACCCAAGATAGAGGTGAGTGCAGCGGAGCGGGTGGCGGTTTTGCAGAAGTTTGGTATTTCAACGAACGGCAAATTACTGTTGGGGTTAAATGTGGGAGCGGAGTACGGACCAGCCAAGCGTTGGCCGGTGGAGAACTTCATTCATGTGGCCCGACAAGTCAGTGAATCGCGACAGGTAGTGTGGTTAGTATTCGGCGGCAAGGGCGATAAAATATTAGCCGGGAAGTTAGAGGCGGGGATATGCTCTGAGACAGGTGAAAACGGTCCGCAAGTCGTCAATTTGGCGGGGAGAACTAATCTACGTGAACTCACGGTTCTGTTAGGTGCCTGTCGTGCAGTGCTTACGAATGACACCGGACCCATGCATGTGGCGGCAGCCTCGGGGACGCACGTTTTCGCGATTTTTGGGAGTACTTCACCAGAATTAACCATGCCGGGGCTGCCTACGGGCAATGAGGTGACTATCTTGAAAGGAAACGTTCCCTGCGCGCCCTGCTTTTTGCGGGAATGTCCGATAGACAGCCGTTGCTTAATATCGATAACGGTTGATGATGTGTGTCTGGCTCTAAACCGGGTGCTCTGA
- the cysK gene encoding cysteine synthase A, which produces MSKIYSNIAETIGNTPLVRLNRTAQKYGALAEVLLKLEFFNPLSSVKDRIGVAMIEDAFKAGKINQDSVLIEPTSGNTGIALAFAAAARGLKLILTMPETMSLERRKLLKVLGAKVVLTEGAKGMKGAIAKAEELNKLIPNSVILQQFSNPSNPAIHRRTTAEEIWRDTDGKVDFVVAGVGTGGTITGIAEVLKPRKASFKAIAVEPAKSPVISGGLPGPHKLQGIGAGFIPDNLNTKIIDETIQVLEEDSGPVSKEVNKLDGIPVGISSGAIIWAALQVARRPENQGKQIVAIIPSSAERYLSSWLFADITTESDTIDIEALAKA; this is translated from the coding sequence ATGTCCAAAATCTACAGTAACATTGCCGAGACAATTGGAAATACGCCGCTCGTCCGCTTGAACCGCACTGCGCAGAAGTATGGTGCTTTGGCGGAAGTGCTGCTGAAACTCGAGTTCTTTAACCCGCTCTCCAGCGTGAAAGACCGCATCGGCGTGGCGATGATCGAGGACGCCTTCAAGGCCGGTAAGATTAATCAGGACTCGGTGCTGATCGAGCCGACGAGCGGTAACACGGGCATCGCCCTCGCTTTCGCCGCTGCTGCGCGTGGCTTGAAACTCATCCTCACCATGCCGGAGACGATGAGTCTCGAACGTCGCAAACTCTTGAAAGTCCTCGGCGCGAAAGTCGTGCTGACCGAAGGTGCGAAAGGCATGAAGGGCGCGATCGCGAAGGCGGAAGAGCTCAACAAGCTCATCCCGAACAGCGTGATCCTGCAGCAGTTCTCGAATCCCTCAAATCCGGCGATTCATCGCCGCACGACGGCGGAAGAGATTTGGCGTGATACGGATGGCAAAGTGGATTTCGTGGTCGCCGGTGTAGGCACAGGCGGCACTATCACAGGCATCGCGGAAGTGTTGAAACCACGCAAGGCATCCTTCAAAGCAATCGCCGTCGAACCTGCCAAATCGCCCGTCATCTCCGGTGGCTTGCCCGGACCGCACAAGCTGCAAGGCATCGGTGCCGGTTTCATACCGGACAATCTCAACACGAAGATCATCGATGAGACGATCCAAGTGCTGGAGGAAGATTCCGGTCCTGTCTCCAAGGAAGTGAACAAACTGGACGGCATACCCGTGGGTATTTCCAGCGGCGCGATCATCTGGGCCGCGCTGCAAGTGGCGCGGCGTCCGGAGAATCAGGGCAAACAGATCGTCGCCATCATTCCGTCCTCGGCAGAACGTTATCTCTCCTCGTGGTTGTTCGCCGACATCACGACCGAGTCGGACACCATCGATATCGAAGCCCTGGCCAAAGCATAA